The DNA region CCTCTACCACCATTCTTCTCATCATTCACCACGGTCTCTCACCCTATTCTCATCAATCACCATTGCCCCTCACTGTTTCGCTTATGAGGTTCAGGATCGGCCACTGGGCCAAGCCATTAAGACTAAGGCTTTAGGCCCccaaatatatattttttttatcaaaacaATTATGACCTACAAAAAAGGGCAAATTCCTCCTATCAGTAAATATATTTACGCAGCATGAAAACATAAAAGGAGTATTCAATGTTATGTCGTTCTTGAATCGTAACTTTTCTTCTTTCCAATGTTCCCATAATAACTCAGTAACGCCCTCATATCAGTAAATCCATCAATTTCTTCAAAAATTTCTCCTATCATTTAATTTTTGCATCAAACTTTCCACTTTAAAAGAATGGGATGCCTTCCAATTTTCACCATAGCTCTTCACATGTTCGTTGTCAAACTGCAATTGAACATTTCCTCAAAAGCAAAAAACTTTGAAACTGCAATTGCAGCAATTCTGCGGATTTATATTTGTGATTTACTGATTTTACGAACTCTGAATCTATGTTTGTGATATTGTAGCGCTGACATATCACATTATAGTCACTTCTACAGAGACAAAGACGACTTCCTATTACCTGACTTCTTGAGTTCTTTCTTATTCTCCATCTCTAATCGTTGGTTTGTTTTGTTGTTTTGGTTGACGACAAACAAGTTGTTCTTTCTTTTATTCTCTTTTGGTGGCAAATAGGTTCTTTTATTCTCTTGTTGAATATTTTTGTTGTCACTATTTTTTTAATCTATATTTCTTTGTTATTGTTTAATTATTATCTTGTTTGGTTACTGTTTGATTATTGTCTTGTTTGTATCTATTTGTTTATTCTCTTGTCTAATTTTATTGGCAAACATCTTTTATTCTATTTGTTTTATTTTGGTTCtattttagttgtttattttatttttattgtatttGCTTGCTTACTttcaaaatttgattgaatcgtttacttgttttaaaatatataaatgTCAACTCAAAAATATGAATCGGGCTATTCGAAACTCAAAAATAAAAAAGTTGAAGCTTTTGATTGAACACAAAAAGGGCTTTAGACAAATATGTTAAGACAAACCAAAAAAGTAAAATTGAAAATACCGGTGATTGCTCAGTGAACGAACAAGTTAATAATGTAAACcataattaaaatgaaaatcgAGAAGAGGTAGTTGATGAACAAGTTAACAATATAGGTGTTAATGAAAATAGAGAAGAAATAACTGGTGAAAATAAAACTATAACTAGGCAAGATTGTATTGATTCTAACACTCACAATGAAAATCGAGAAGAAGTATTAGAAGAATCATCTCATAAAAATATATATGACCCAAGTCAATGGATAACTACGCAAATTTGAGAGATTTATTAGGAGAGAACGGTCCTATAAAAGTTATCGATATAGGTTTTCCTAAGGATGCACATGCAAGACACGTTTCTTCATCACTTTACATACAACAATTGTCCAACGGAGAAAATCATGAAAGAAGATGGTTGGTTTATTCTCAAAATTTGGATAAggtgttttgttttgttttattttgtaaATTATTTCATTCTCTTTCTAGTACAAGTAAGTTACCACATGAATGTAGTAATGATTGAAGAAATATTAGTGCTAAGTTGAAGAGTCATGAGATATAAAATAATTGACAAGCATGTTCAAGAAAGAATTAATAGAGAAAGAGAACACTAGAAAAATTTATCAACGGTTGTTAAAACTCTTGAAAAAATTAACTAAACATTTCTTGGAACAAACGAAAAGATTTATCAAGAAAATAATAGAAATTTTTGTATGTCTAATTGAAATGATTGCAGAATTTGATCCTATAGTGCAAGAGCACGTTCATCGAATAAAATATGATGTTACTTCATAACCATTATCTTGGACATAGAATATATAATGAATTAATATATTTGCTAGCaaataaaattaaaacaaaaattataaaaaaaattatggaCTCAGTATTTTTCAATGATACTTGATTGTACTCATGATATAAGTCATCAAGAACAAATGTCTATTGTATTAAGATGTGTGGATTTTTCTTCAACCCCAATACAAGTAGTTgagtattttaaaaaaaaattgtagtAGATGATACAACTGAAAAATGTATTTTTGATGTTATTATGAATGAACTAAATATACTTGGTTTTGATATTAGTAACTTAAGAGGACAAGGTTATGATAATGGTTATAATATGAAAGGAATACATCAAGGTgttcaaaaaatatttttagattttAATCCTAGATCATTTTATACACTATATGATTGTCATACTCTAAACTTGGTACTTTGTGATATGACAAAGTGTTGTTCCAAAGCTACATCATTTTTTAGGGTGGTGCAACGTATTTATACAATAATTTCTTCTTTTACTAAAAGATGGAAAATTCTACTAGACCATATACCTAGTCTTACTTTCAAATCATTGTCGCAAATAGATTGGGAAAGTTGTATAGAAAGTGTAAAAGCTATAAGATTCTAAACTTCACAAATAAGAGATGTTTTATTAAAATTAGGTGAAATAAATGATGAACTTAAAATAAAAAGTGAAGTTGAATGTTAAACAACTTATGAGcttgaaaattttgaaattttgttaagCATGAATATTTGGTATGAAATATTGTTCGCAGTAAACTCAATTAGTAAACACTTTCAATCAAATGATATGCGCATCGATGTTGCTATAGAGCAATTGAAAtgacttttttttttaattatagGAAAGATGGTTTTGAAAATGTCATAATTTCTGCAAATGAAATTGCCATCGAAATGGATATAGAATCTAAGTTTCGTGAAAAACATATTATTCATATAAAGAAACAATTTGAAGATATTATTGACAATGAAGTTTTAAAAACTCTTGAAGAATCATTTAAATATGACTACTTTTTTTTTACATATTAGATCATGCAATTACATCATTTCAAAATAGATTTGAACAATTTAAAATATATCaagatattttttattttctatttagTATTGAGAAATTATGGtcattgaaaataaaaatttaaaaaaatattgtCTTAACCTTGAATATTCGTTAAAACATAACGACAACTCTGATATTGATGGAttagatttattttaaaaattgaaaCTATCAAGAGAAATCATGTCGAAAATGATACACCAATTAATATACTTAATTATAAAATAAGACTAAACTTCTTTCCGAATGCATCAGCAAAAAGAAGTctttcaaaattaaaattaataaaatccTATCTAAGATCAACAATGTTTCAATAAAGATTAAATGGATTTTACTTTATTATCGATTGAAAAAGAAATGTTAATTGAAATTGATTATAATTGTTTAACAAATTATTTTATATCTAAAATAGCTCAAAAGTTCACTTTAAGTCTCATGTAGTATTGGGTCAGTCCTGCTGAGGTTCTAACTCACATATTTGACTCATATCTCCCAGCTATCTCTTTCACTTCTCTTTTAACTCATATCTTTGTGGTTTCTTGGGAAGGTTCGAAGACTTTTGGAAGTTTGAATCGAATGTGACATTGTTTTCAGCTAAAGGTTCGAAAACTTTCTTTGAATCGATTTGTTCTATATGATTTTGTGATTTGTGTTTTCTATTTGTTTCTTACCAAAGTTGCAATCTTTTTGGTGATAGGGTTGTCATTTTTTTTGTGATAGGGAGAGGTAAAAGTTTGAAGACTTTTTTGGATTACTTTTGTTCTGTATTGCTTTTTCTCTTGTGATTTTCTTTGAATCGAATCTGACATCTTTCTGATTTATTCTTGTGATTTGGATACATAGATCATGGTCAAAGTAGCGGTCAAATAGGCATGGATAAAGTGTTAGAGAAGGACCAATTTAACTGTAAGCCTTTGTATTCAACTATTAATTGTCTAAACAATTTATGAATGTGTTTCTATTAGTTTATTGGAGTAATTTTAAATTATGAATAATGAATCTATAATATAATTTTAGTTTAGCATAAGGAAGTTGAATTGGTTGGTGCAGACAGAATGAAACTTTGAATTGTAACAAGACACTACCTTGGTTGAAAAGAAAATATAATGTGTTAGAGTAAAATATTAATTTCATTTCAGCCGTGTGAAAATGATATGAAAAATTGAATTTTTGGTGTTAATTTTTTGGAGTTAATTCTTGGTGTCAATTGAATTCTTGATGTTAATTGAATTCTTGGTATTTAATTGCTTGGAGTTAAGTCTTGGTGTTAATTGAACTCTTGGAATTAGTTTAACAAGGTAGTCAAAGATGCACATCTTTAAGTTGTACTTTGGGCAAGTAACTTCTTCTCTATGGATGTAATATGCGTCTCTTTCTGTTTCTTTTACTATTTCAGCTAAACTGCATAGTATAAAAATGTGTGATTAGAATTCTAGTTTGTACAAGTGCTAGAGCTTTGGCTTTTCTTCTCTTGATCAAAATGCACTATGAACTACAAAATTAACAGTTGTATGCTAATTGAGACTTATGTGGTTAAGTATGCATAGATTAATGATTCAGGATGCATAGATTAAGATTTTATACTCTTGTATGCAAATTGAATTCAAAGGAAGCACCATATTTGTATCTATGAATTGACGAGTTTATAATCTTTAGGTGCTATAGATCTTAGTATATCTGTTTTGAACTAGTGCTTTGAGAATTATTTTTCAGAGTTAGTGCTTTCATATAGCTGAACTCGTAAGAGTCAATTGCTGTGAAAAATTGTTGATTGGGTGATTTTATCTATTCATATGTTAAAATTCGTCGATTATTTCCTTCTATGAAGTCATGCATAATCTATGCTTGATTATGAAGCACTAGTCCTACATTTAGACTTGTAACTTATCATGTGATAGTCATGGACGTTGATGTGGATCTATGTGTTGTGCATGTATAAGTATCATATGGATTTCTTAATGACAATTGTGGTTTTAATGATTGTTGTACAAGTGACTTTAAGCACAAGAAGTGGGTGAATTGTAGTAGTTAAAATTCGTgattatttttaaatttttcttGATTAAACTTAAACTTGTGTTAATAATTTCTTAAGAGTAAATAGCACTGgaaattaaaacaataaaaagAAGAAATTAAAAGGATATGAATTGAAAGATTGCACCAGAGATTTATACAAGTTTGACCGAATATTGACCTAGTTATGTCCCCAAGAGGTCTTTTTGAGAGTTTGACTATAAACTTTGAAGTTTTGAAGGTTATGCCGACAAACTTTTATACAATCAGATCTTGAGATTTTTAGAGGTTTATCCCCCAAACAAAGATAGCTTTACCGCAGGCTAAGCTAACAAACCTTCTTAGACATTTTCAGGCTGATCttaaaaaccaaaaacaaaacTTTTTTCGACAAAGCTTAATAAACCAAAACAGAGATTTTATGACTGATTTATCTCATGAACCAAACTCAATCTAAGAGTATCACACTCTCAAGATTTTAACAAATAGCACGCCCACTTATAAACTTTTCCTCACAAGCAAAGTATCACTCGAAAGAACTATGGCGACTTTAAGTGGAAAAAAAATCttagagagagaaagagagaaaataGAGAGATAAATTCCAAAGAAAATGTAAAGTTTTGGAAAGTGGCGTGAAATTAAGAGGAGACGGATCAACTTTATATAAGACTTGAAGATTCTTCTTTACAAATATGGTGCAAAGTGTGTGTGATTTTTCTTAGTATTTAGAAGTTACTTCTTTACATTTATAAAACTTTGGTCACTCAGACAAACATAACTTAACGAGCTTTCGCACTTTATTTAAGGCTTCAAGATTCTTTGTCACATGCATCGATCTTATAAACACTTCAATCTTGAGTCTCTTTTTTTATGAGGTTTTAATTTGTTTTTCTAGTTTCTTCACCACCATTTGAGTGTTTAACGCTATTGTCACTAACTTGATCATCATcgttgttatcatcaaaactttaTAGAGGATACTTGCAAACACACATCCACATTCtccctctttttgatgatgacaacgCATCTCTCAGGGGAGGTGGTAAAATAAATACATTTGGAGTGGTTAAACTCCCCCTCAATTAAGTAGAGAGTATTTAAAATCAACTGATTGGTAAGCTTTAGAGAACTTCTTCCCTTTGATTCTTTCTCGAACAGAACTCAAAAGTCTTTGAACCTTTCTAAACCGAGAGAGAATTTTGTTGTGTAGTTAGTTTTTGCTCAGATTTCTCCAAGAGATAATTATTTTCCCTTAGGAGTGTTTTGAACAACCTTTTTTTAGTCTCCTTACACCTTAGACTAGTATTGGGATCTAGATGCATGGCATCACTTTGCTTCACAAACACTTAAAATCTCACCCCCAAAGTTAGTAATAAATTGAATAAGCAATTAATAAATCACTTACCAGAGAATCAATTAGAGTTTTCCAATTTTTAAATCTCTATTAAGTGTACTACCTCAAAGTCTCAAGGTAACTTGAGAAGCTTCCCTTTTTAGGGAACCAAAAACCGCCGTCAATTTTCCTTCTCTACGAATCATTTTTATGAGAGCTTTTCTAACTATATGACTGATAAATCCATTACAAATTTACCATTTTAACTTTTCGTGGTCATAGTCGTTGAACAATAGGTAATTTCGTTGAAAAATACAATCAATGTCTTGATTAAATCCATCAGGGTTGACAAGCGCCGTCAGGTAAACACTTCTTCTTGCACATTTAGGATAGTATAAAGAGCTCTCACATCTTTAGATTTTAATCTTCATCATATCAAAAATAAATTTTCACGAGGATTCATTAGAAGTATAAAGAGCTCGCACAAGAAAAATATATGTTTGGTTTCCTTATAAAAATAGATTTTAATGTGCTGAAAATTGACTTTGTGAATCCTTATAAAAATTCGGCGCGTTCCCTTTTTCAGCCATTTCTTTGACTTCCTCTGACCTAAAACACATGTTAATCCTTTTCCAAAATATCATATTATTAAGAAGATATTCCTGAATTCTCATAAATCTCATTTGTTGATAAACTTGTAAAACTTACTAAGTTTGTTACTCATAAACACTAAAAGATTAACAAATTTAATGTAAACTTAAGGATAAAATATAGTAAAATGGTGACTAACCATGCATCGACTTCATGGGTCTTTTTCCTTCATCTTACTATAACCtttacattttattttatgttGATTATGTCACCAAGTATGTTGAAGTTATAGTTTGAATGGCTAATTGTGACCATCGATGAGGGaaatattttttcaattaaaatatCTTGAAAGTGTGTTGGAAAAAATACAACATGAAACACAATGTGTCAACTCCCTATCACCCTCAAACTTATGGAAAGGTTGAAGTGTCTAATCGACAACTGAAACAAATCTTAGAGAAGATTGTGGCCACTTAAAAGAATGATTAAACAAAGAATTTAATGAAGCTCTTTGGGCATATAGAACAAATTTTAAAACTCATTTGGGGTTGTCATCATATCAGTTGGTTTATGATAAAGTATGACATTTATAGTGGAGCTTGAGCATAAGGCCTATTAGGCAGTCAAGTTCTTAAATTTTACTGAAAATTCTTGCTGGAAGGAAGAGGTTGTTGAAATTGAATGAGTTGGAAGAGATGAGGCTGCAAGCATATGAGAATGTGGTTCTTTACAAATAAATTATGTAATGGTACCATGACAATAATTTGGTGACGTAAGAATTTCATTTGGGACAACTTGTTTTGTTGCTcaattcaaggttgaagttattctCTGGGAAACTCAAATCTAAATGGTCATGTTTGTTTGTAGTCAAAGAGGTATCATCTTATGGAACTGTGGTCATATTTGTTAAATGGTCATATTTGTTATACACACAGAGGCATAGTTTTTTGGCACTCTAAGCTTTTTCAAGCCACCTTATATTGAAATTGTCTGTTGTTAAACCCCTTTTGAGCCTTATAACATTTGTGTTGGATGATATAGCCACATTATAAGCCTATTGACTTGAAATATTAATTTTTCCACCCTATTTAGAGttagataaaaaaaatatttttcctTGTTATTGTAAATGCTTAATTTTGGGTTTGCTCTTAGAACTAGCAACCTATAAAGCTTGAGATTGGGGTACTAGATAACTTGTTTATAGAAAAATTATAAAAACAAACGTTAAAATGACTTCTTCAAAAAAATAGAATAAGTTGTTTTTTAGTACTCTTGATATGGTTCTTTAGTACCCTCAACCTCTAACTTAAGATACTTATAAGAATCTCTTGGGCCTAGCTATTAAGCTCAAAGAGAGTAATACCCACTCTCAAGATAATGAGATGTGAGTAGTCAACTCTCTATATTGTTCAGGAGAACATGGTTTCCCATTTTTTAAATTTCGATCTCGTACAATTATGGATATAGGGACACATCACCTTGTGTTTTCATAGAAGGTAGATGATATAGGAAATGGGTACCACAACTAAATGACGGGTGGTCGTTCCAATAAATGGACGGCTAGGAAGCTGGCAGGGACAAAGTATTACATCACCTCTCCTTAGAGACCTCCATATGCCTCTTGTACATCTTTTTACAAATACACCAATACATAGTCCTTCAAACACGGACGTTTGGAAAGGTCAAAGTGATTTAGCCTAATCACCTCTTCTCATTTGGTGAGTCCCTCAAGTGTACCTAGGGTGATTCCCTCATGCTTATCTAAGGCAGCTTTCCTAGGCGTAGACTGGGGTAAACTTACAGGTGTTAATGGGAAGATTTTGTTTAGTTTCATTTGctatatttttttgttttcactAACACTATCTTATAGCAAAACATAGTTATTACCGACTATATTGGTATGTCTCTATAACTCTTGTATCCGACTTTATAATATTGTATATGTTTGTTCTAGAGTTGTGCTTTGGTTTACTTATTTTGTCCTTACTTTACTCATTCATCTCCAGCATATGTTTTGATTGTTCTTCTTTGTATTTAAGTTTTTTTAAATATGTGTTACTAATTATGTGCATTTGAGCATCTGTATattttttcatgcattatttatGATTATTAATGCATTCCTTTACATATTAGTTTGTGATCACTTAATTGTTTGTTGTTAAATGTTGGTGTTGCATGTCTATTTGGATTTTGTTGAATGTAGCATGATTATCTTCGTGTTTTGTATCTGATCTTTGTTGTTATATATTCTTCTTAGATGTTTAGCTCATGTGTTCATTGGGAATTATTTGTTTGTAGTTGGTTAATTATTTTTTAGATGCATTTTGATCtatctctttttgatgttgtccAAGGGGTAGAAATTGTAATGTGAGTCTAGCATTGCTTTATGTGTTTTATGTTGTGGTTTGTGCACAATGTTTCAGGGGGAGCACAAGTGTTTTTGCTTTTTGCTCAAGGTCGACTCAATTCCAAATGAAAGCTTGTCAAGCATCAAAAAGAGGGAGAATATAGTTGCATGTCCCTAATACATTCAGGGGGAGTATCCCAATACAGTGATTTTGTTACTTGTCTTATCGATTTCATTCTCATTTACTTTCGATTATTAAGTCTCCTTCATAATTGCACATCTAAATCAAGTTTGAATCGATTCATTTTTTTTAGTATGCATAAACCAATTGTTATATTCGAGTTTTTATCGTGATGGTTTAAGTAATTTGTATGAGTTGGTGAAAAAGAACCATAGGTGATATCAACTCAAGTCATGTGGAAAGTGAAATCTTaaacaattttgaaaatttgaGATTTCTTGTGTGTGATTCGAATCACTCACAATCCATGATTTGAATCAACAAGATGGGATGCAAAACAAGAAAATTTGGGTGTCTgtgattcaaatcacaagaaTGGACCTTATTTGAATCATGTTACTTTGTGATCCGAATCACAATTTGTACATGATTCATATCACAAACTTTTTAGTTGTCACTGCAATGTCTGATTTGAATCAGGCTTAACACATTATTCGAATCATGAACATGTGTGACTCATATCACAGTCAAATCACGGGATTTCATTATGAGATCTTGTTTCACACTACTTGCTCACTTAATTCAAATCATGAAATACACTTGACTAGAATCTAACTAACTTTTCCGTCCATTTTTGTGCTTAATCTGAAGCACATATAAAAGTTTTTTGTCATCTCATTTCCAATATAACAATTTTGTGAATCTTATAATCAACATTGTGATTTTCTATGAAAACCAACTCCCTCTCACTTTTGAAAGTTCAAACACTCTTGCAACCATTTTTCTTTCCTCTTCAAATACTTTTTTATTTCAGATCATGATCATGAGAGATCTGTAATTTGATTGAAAGAAACGTTGTCTTGAAACTAATTGTTCTTGAATATTGTTGAGAATTTCAGGTAGCTTTCAAGATTGAGGTTGTTGTCATTGGTGTTGAAAAATTTCAGTGAAAAGAAGAAGGTTTTTCTCTCCAGATTTCCTTGATAGTGATTGTGTGGAAGACTACGGACAAGGAGAAGTTCCTCTCAAATCTTCGGACAATTCATCACTAAAAGAATTGGTAGGATCAAAGGGTTGCTACACATGAAGGCTTGAAGCAGATTGATGATAATGGAAGATTCAAGAAGCGTTAATCGAATAAAGATTATGCATAAGAGTTTGAAATTACGTAGTATATAAGTCAAGATTCAGATAGGAGAATTTACATTTCTCAACATTATTGTGGattggtgattgtatgaactctttCAAATATTTGTCAAATAAAAGATGATAGTGCAGGTTCCAATGGGAAGCCATTAAAGAGTCCACATAGGCAAAGCGAGGACGAACGCTGAAGCACTATAAATCTCGGTGTCATCCATCTCCCTTACTCTTGCATTTAATTTTCGTAGTATTTGCATGCTTAGGTATTTCAATTCTAGCGTAGTATATCATTTATTCTATTGGTAGCAATTTATCACCTAAGCTTAGATTTTATTAGAATTTAATACCTTATCGGGCTGAATTGGTGATTAAATTCTGAGAAATAATTGAGGTTAGAATTCATTAACATTGAATAGTTGTATAAACACATCTCGTGGATTATACAACTGAATCAATTGAATACTTTATATATCATCACATATTCATCTTTGGAGTTTGTGAATCGATTTAGTATTAACGTGATCAAATTTCGAAAAGTATAATTTTTACATTTTCGCTTCAAACCTTCCGCGCGCAACTTTTGAAAATCTCTGATATTCAGTTTTTGAAAAAACggttgaattttttttataaagGTCTATTCACCCCTCTAAACCGTTTTTCTACTTCTATATTCACACTCAAGAGATATCCACACCCGATCAACCCCATTTCTTAACATTAACCATCAGGGCTCTTGGGAGTTTTCTTTTCATCTCCAAAGTCACTGGCTTTTCTTCATCTCCAAAGTCACTTTGAGAATATACTTTTTGCAAAGGGGAAAAGTAATATTCTTGTCCTTGAAATAACTAGGTCACAGTGAGATCACATTGAGATATGATTGAACAATTGTACGTGCATAGTCTTTAGACTGTTGTGCAAAATTATAAGTATACTGAAATATAAATATAAAAGCTAGCCTAAGAGAGTTAAGAATATACTCATTCAATTTTCTACTGCTTTTTTTCTCTCTTGAAAAAAAGTATAATAAGCACAACACACACCCTAAAAGGCCAAAGAAGCCATAAATCACAGCTTGTTCATTTGGAAATGCAGCTTCAAATATCTCTTATCTAACCAAACACTAAACTGCATTAGAATATGCATTTTTTTCATAGATAGATACACTTATAAAACAATTAATCAAAACCAAGCCACAACAACATATAAAATGTTACAACTATAATCTAGTTAGAAATCTACTCTCTTGCAATACTATTTTGAAGTTGCAACAGGTTTGGTCAACTTGAGTGTCAATTCTAGTTCCCCGGATTCAACTTCACGAAGCCTTAACCAAACATTCTGCACAACCGCGCCATTAACGCAATTGATACTGCTTTCGCGTACAAGACAGTTATCAGTATCAGGTATCACCTTTCGTAATGTTGTCTCGCCAGAAGAGACTTTTAAAATATCTCTTAATCTTGCTGCAGAGACTAATGGTTGAAGGTTGATAAATGCATTTCCCATCTTGTCATCAGCTTTCAAAAGATCTTTATCAAATACTTCCTATATTACAATGCAACTTTGTTAAGAAAATTGATCAATGTGCATCACAGCTATAGTAAAATACACCAACTAGAGTACCTTCCAAGCGAAATGGAGTACTAAAGTAGGCATTGTAAGTATGAAGAAACTCTCACCAAATTGAGAACTCCCAAGGGTTCTGTCAGAATGAAATTCAGCTCTTCATTCCAAACAGGATTCAAGCAGCTATTAATGACCTTGGTCTTTGCAGTCTGGTACAGTTTAATCAATGAAATCATTTAATATTATGATATAATAATAAGATATATAAAACCGACACTTCTGAAAAAATGCGTGTCTTTGTTAGTGTCTGACGTCCGAAACTAACACTAACACTTACGATCACGTTTAATgtgtttattttttattattaacaGTGTCGACATGTCAATGTCGGTGTTATGTTTCTGATGTCTGTGCTTCATAGATATTAAAGCTTAATATCATTTTTGGTCTCGTACGTTAACCTCGGGGTTCATTCAGCAGAAATCAATCCCTAAATTTGTCGTTAATTACACGAAAAAGACAAACATGGTAAGGGACTAAAATGAACCCCAAGATCTTAAGGGATCAAAAGGTATTAAACCATATAATATACTGCTAGGCAATGTTAAGGTCCATTTAGAAGATCATGCATCTTCAAACAAATTTTATAAGGACTTTATCTAATGACATGAGTACTAATATAGTATTATGAATACACTTGTAAATATACAACATGCCTATAAGTGTGTTTAACTACTAGCTGCCAAAAACAGCTTCTGATCATAAGCATTTCACCTCTCCAAAATAGCTCATTCAATAAGCAATTACTTGAACTGTTTATCCAAATATGTTATGTCAAGAGCTATATGTAGCACCAACACTTAAGCATAATTGTGTGTCCATTACATATCAGTGTCGAGTCCAGTGTTGATGCATAAACAAAGTAAAGATGAAAATGGAATATAAATCATAGTTACCTGATTCCCTAGTTTGAGAACAACATAAGGATCACTTGTCTTGAAATCCCTAATCACCAACCTTCTTCCTTGCACAACTATGACTTTTAGCACCCCCAATTGTTCACTCATTATACACCTCCTAACAAAAAAATGAGTTTCTTATAAACTAAATAAACCTAGAAACCAGCAATTACAAATCAGAGAAAGACAAGAACTACAGACAATAATAAAAAACCATTAATAATTGAGTTGAAGAATGGATATGGTAAATAATACTAAATAAACCACAAGATCCAAACACTAAGTAGTGAAAAGATGAACTAGTTTTGGCATTTAGCAACATTGATTCAAGTTTTACTAAACAAAAAAAAGAGATTGAGTAAAGGAAGAAGAACTCACCAATGAATGAATAATATGTGTATGGTTTATGTGATTGAGCAATCAGCATCATGAGAATTTATGGATGAAAGGATTGGTGGAACAAG from Lathyrus oleraceus cultivar Zhongwan6 chromosome 1, CAAS_Psat_ZW6_1.0, whole genome shotgun sequence includes:
- the LOC127076355 gene encoding protein C2-DOMAIN ABA-RELATED 11, which gives rise to MSEQLGVLKVIVVQGRRLVIRDFKTSDPYVVLKLGNQTAKTKVINSCLNPVWNEELNFILTEPLGVLNLEVFDKDLLKADDKMGNAFINLQPLVSAARLRDILKVSSGETTLRKVIPDTDNCLVRESSINCVNGAVVQNVWLRLREVESGELELTLKLTKPVATSK